The following proteins come from a genomic window of Miscanthus floridulus cultivar M001 chromosome 2, ASM1932011v1, whole genome shotgun sequence:
- the LOC136539526 gene encoding diacylglycerol kinase 1-like, translating into MVWLQDQLEMHKLHWYRRAPTPSEFWIPLAAWFTVGLVGLWTFFHFFSLWRRKISLSWMKIIARSKRKNFERNHEVPTAEHVWNTESLIRAKGMKCCVCLESISPAQPLGQMMTSENMVHRCNVCGAAAHIICSSNSQKDCKCISMFGSKHVVHLWTVLWADVANQSEEGQYCCYCEEICSESFLGGPPIYCCMWCQRLVHAECQSAMATETGDICDLGPFRRLILSPLFVQAISKPGGILSSITHGANEFASTVRGRLNRTKKEKHHNRLPSDSNDDSSSDTTLNSNQRAGELSSTGGSAQRSPENEHYSSESDGRELISEPRRLGNNETGEVKLKYALSELPADSRPLLVFINKRSGAQRGDLLKHKLHFLLNPVQVFELSSSQGPETRLFLFRKVPHFRILVCGGDGTVGWVLDVIDKQNYESPPPIAILPAGTGNDLSRVLSWGGGLGAVEKQGGLCTVLHDIEHAAVTILDRWKVTVEDKESKNVLLVKYMNNYLGIGCDAKVALDIHNLREESPEKFYSQFLNKVLYAREGAKSIIDRAFVDLPWQVRLEVDGTEIEIPEDSEGVLVANIPSYMGGVDLWQNEGENPENFDPQSIHDKMLEVVSITGAWHLGTLQVGLSRARRIAQMFAPFPVGVDGEPWVQQPCTLKISHHGQAFMLRRAIEEPLGHAAAMITDVLEHAESSRVITASQKKSLLQEMALRLS; encoded by the exons ATGGTCTGGTTGCAAGACCAACTCGAAATGCACAAGCTCCACTGGTACAGGAGAGCCCCTACTCCATCAGAGTTCTGGATACCACTTGCTGCTTGGTTCACTGTTGGCCTAGTTGGTCTTTGGACATTTTTTCACTTCTTTTCATTGTGGCGGCGAAAGATCAGTTTAAGCTGGATGAAAATAATTGCCAGATCGAAGAGGAAGAATTTTGAAAGAAACCATGAGGTTCCTACTGCTGAACATGTTTGGAACACAGAATCTTTGATTCGTGCAAAAGGGATGAAGTGCTGTGTATGCTTGGAATCTATCTCACCTGCTCAGCCCCTTGGGCAGATGATGACTTCAGAAAATATGGTTCACCGTTGCAATGTTTGTGGTGCGGCTGCACACATAATATGCTCTTCGAATTCTCAGAAAGACTGCAAATGCATCTCAATGTTCGGGTCCAAACATGTGGTCCATCTATGGACTGTACTCTGGGCAGATGTAGCCAACCAATCCGAAGAAGGTCAATACTGTTGTTACTGTGAGGAGATATGCAGTGAATCTTTTCTGGGAGGTCCTCCCATATACTGCTGCATGTGGTGCCAAAGATTGGTGCATGCTGAGTGCCAGTCGGCCATGGCTACTGAAACAGGTGACATTTGTGACCTTGGTCCCTTCAGGCGCCTTATTCTGTCGCCACTTTTTGTCCAGGCCATTAGCAAACCTGGTGGCATCTTGAGTTCTATAACTCATGGAGCAAATGAGTTTGCATCCACTGTGCGGGGGCGTTTAAACCGAACTAAAAAGGAGAAACATCACAACAGACTTCCATCTGACAGTAATGATGATTCATCAAGTGATACCACATTGAACTCAAACCAGAGGGCTGGGGAATTGTCAT CAACTGGGGGCAGTGCTCAAAGGAGTCCTGAGAATGAGCATTATAGCAGTGAGAGTGATGGTAGAGAACTCATATCAGAGCCCAGAAGGCTTGGCAACAATGAGACTGGTGAAGTTAAACTTAAGTACGCATTGTCTGAATTGCCTGCTGATTCCAGACCTCTTTTAGTTTTTATCAACAAGAGAAGTGGAGCTCAGCGTGGAGATCTTCTCAAGCACAAGCTACATTTTCTTTTGAATCCGGTGCAG GTTTTTGAATTGAGTTCTTCACAAGGGCCAGAAACAAGATTATTTTTGTTCAGAAAGGTACCACATTTCAGAATACTTGTGTGTGGTGGCGATGGTACTGTTGGTTGGGTTCTTGACGTGATAGATAAGCAAAATTATGAATCACCTCCACCTATTGCAATTCTTCCAGCTGGCACTGGCAATGATCTTTCGAGAGTTTTATCATGGGGAGGTGGCCTAGGTGCTGTTGAGAAGCAAGGTGGCCTCTGCACAGTTTTACATGACATAGAGCATGCAGCAGTCACTATCCTGGATAGATGGAAGGTGACAGTAGAAGATAAGGAATCAAAGAATGTGCTTCTAGTAAAGTACATGAACAACTATCTAG GTATCGGTTGTGATGCAAAAGTCGCCCTTGACATTCATAATCTCCGTGAAGAAAGTCCTGAGAAATTCTACAGTCAG TTCTTAAATAAGGTGCTATATGCGAGGGAAGGAGCCAAGAGCATCATTGACAGGGCGTTTGTGGACTTACCATGGCAAGTTCGGTTAGAAGTTGATGGCACTGAGATTGAGATACCAGAG GACTCAGAAGGTGTGCTTGTTGCAAACATCCCGAGCTACATGGGAGGGGTTGACCTGTGGCAAAATGAGGGTGAGAATCCTGAAAATTTTGATCCACAGTCAATCCATGACAAGATGCTCGAAGTGGTTAGCATTACAGGAGCATGGCATCTGGGAACACTCCAG GTTGGACTTTCTCGGGCACGGAGGATCGCACAAATGTTTGCTCCTTTCCCTGTTGGAGTGGATGGCGAACCTTGGGTCCAGCAGCCCTGCACGCTTAAGATATCCCATCACGGACAG GCTTTTATGTTGAGGAGGGCAATTGAAGAGCCACTTGGTCATGCTGCTGCTATGATCACCGACGTGCTCGAGCATGCCGAATCCAGCCGTGTAATCACTGCTTCGCAGAAGAAATCCCTCCTCCAAGAAATGGCTCTACGGCTGTCATGA
- the LOC136539525 gene encoding uncharacterized protein has translation MLFTHETNADQFDLLSYGNLRGLEASRNSEESNFGNDLKDGSSVSSENFSSSCLPGENYQSATIDHEKRPLSDVKPCQVACKRPKQTDHHTWLYSFEEDPLTSEVGISSPALADGLVETKQPNDIPAINGATTCSGSSDIPCLNHDQSVLVESLDVPDWATSFPGYFEDCGPVATYNHVDDIGSPVHEYLPRKGVPIGPEHQADIPEWKARISMIVPGASEFCADLDCSSASTSESVPRGDDYVSDKWIRYCVVPMTSCSSLVDWSGDNKIDCNCSDEGSMRCSRQHIIEARDSLKMSLGQDKFCELGLCEMGEDVAQRWTDEEEKLFQRVVFLNPVSLGKNFWDHLPDAFPGKTSQELVSYYFNVFMLRKRAHQNRSDVLRVDSDDDELHGEPLVEREEGDPAVESSIHEHFVSNSLPMDDDHKEFEGAQFDGSLCEKSVYSAVECRQLPNQMPADSNTVNTAQDVYDQDNGAQCAEFHMSLPNDTSNNLGDKIASV, from the exons ATGTTGTTCACGCATGAGACAAATGCTGACCAGTTTGATCTTCTTTCTTATGGTAATCTAAGGGGACTAGAGGCTAGTAGAAATTCCGAGGAATCCAATTTTGGAAATGACTTAAAGGATGGTTCTTCAGTTTCTTCTGAGAACTTCAGCTCCTCTTGTCTGCCTGGCGAGAACTATCAATCTGCCACAATAGATCATGAAAAACGACCTCTTTCTGATGTCAAGCCATGCCAAGTTGCTTGCAAACGTCCAAAGCAAACAGATCACCATACCTGGTTATATTCCTTTGAGGAAGACCCTTTGACCAGTGAAGTGGGGATATCTTCTCCAG ctTTAGCTGATGGATTGGTTGAGACCAAACAACCAAATGACATTCCTGCAATTAATGGTGCCACAACCTGCAGTGGTAGTTCAGACATCCCTTGCCTTAATCATGATCAATCAGTTTTAGTGGAAAGCTTAGATGTACCTGATTGGGCGACTTCTTTCCCTGGTTATTTTGAAGACTGTGGGCCAGTTGCTACATATAACCATGTTGATGACATCGGTTCGCCTGTTCATGAGTACCTCCCTAGAAAGGGTGTGCCAATTGGACCTGAGCACCAGGCTGACATTCCAGAATGGAAGGCCCGAATCTCTATGATTGTACCTGGTGCTTCTGAGTTTTGTGCTGATCTGGATTGTAGTTCTGCTTCCACTTCAGAGTCTGTTCCCAGAGGTGATGACTATGTAAGTGACAAGTGGATCAGGTACTGTGTTGTTCCAATGACAAGCTGCTCATCTCTTGTTGACTGGTCTGGAGACAACAAAATAGATTGTAACTGCAGTGACGAGGGTTCTATGAGGTGTTCCAGACAGCATATTATTGAAGCAAGGGATAGCCTCAAAATGAGCTTGGGACAGGACAAGTTTTGTGAGTTAGGTCTTTGTGAAATGGGAGAGGATGTTGCTCAGAGATGGACTGATGAGGAGGAGAAGCTATTCCAAAGAGTTGTTTTCTTAAATCCTGTCTCCTTGGGCAAGAACTTTTGGGATCACCTTCCAGATGCATTTCCTGGTAAAACTAGCCAGGAGCTTGTTAGCTACTATTTTAATGTTTTCATGCTCAGGAAAAGGGCCCATCAGAACAGGTCAGACGTGTTGCGTGtggacagtgatgatgatgaactgcaTGGTGAACCTCTAGTTGAGCGGGAGGAAGGGGATCCTGCAGTTGAGTCCTCTATACATGAACATTTTGTCAGCAATTCTCTGCCCATGGACGATGACCATAAAGAGTTTGAAGGAGCACAGTTTGATGGATCTTTGTGTGAGAAGTCAGTATACAGTGCAGTTGAGTGCAGACAGCTACCAAATCAGATGCCTGCGGATTCAAATACGGTGAACACTGCGCAAGATGTTTATGACCAAGATAATGGAGCTCAGTGTGCAGAGTTTCACATGTCACTGCCAAATGATACTTCAAACAATCTTGGTGATAAAATTGCATCTGTGTAG
- the LOC136539524 gene encoding zinc finger protein ZAT9-like, which yields MHTMGDVAVLSSSATRHSCKVCRKGFACGRSLGGHMRSHSLAEVETALDDDDGDDGGGEEHHQRRGFDCVTPPSAGGYGLRENPKKTRRLSSLNDCDGGGRGELLSPCAPVVDVDRERHRARGGGVELELERGREQEDAVLMIPTEPASGLMPPPRRRRRSMRVPAPSPPPPPAFDKEPEDVALCLIMLSRDILDHRRCSAATGAEYSPEEDSTRRDYRYQYHHHDADSNDDASIGTKINKTKPNRSLIGDEKRGRYECPGCGRAFQSYQALGGHRASHKRINSNCSIAKAVVDHQPEPSVETNTSSFSTASPDPNYGADIAPTAVVALKAKPHKAIKFECPICFRVFGSGQALGGHKRSHSIAGELYERAHAVEDDGIGDDEQPLVSDGFLDLNLPAPGVED from the coding sequence ATGCATACCATGGGGGATGTGGCTGTGCTTAGTAGCAGCGCCACTCGACACAGCTGCAAGGTGTGCCGGAAGGGCTTCGCCTGCGGCCGCTCGCTGGGCGGCCACATGCGCTCGCATTCCCTGGCCGAGGTGGAGACGGCActggacgacgacgacggtgacgatggcggcggcgaggagcaCCACCAACGGCGTGGCTTTGATTGCGTGACGCCTCCGAGCGCCGGGGGTTACGGGCTGAGGGAGAACCCGAAGAAGACGCGGCGCCTCTCGAGCCTCAACGACTGCGACGGCGGTGGCCGCGGTGAGCTGCTCTCGCCGTGCGCGCCGGTGGTGGACGTGGACCGCGAGCGCCACCGTGCGCGAGGCGGTGGCGTGGAGCTGGAACTGGAGCGGGGTCGGGAGCAGGAGGACGCTGTGCTGATGATCCCGACGGAGCCGGCTTCCGGCCTGATGCCACcgccgaggcggaggcggcgctccATGCGCGTGCCGGccccttcgccgccgccgccgcctgccttCGACAAGGAGCCGGAGGACGTCGCGCTCTGCCTCATCATGCTGTCGCGCGACATCCTAGACCACCGGCGGTGCTCCGCGGCTACGGGCGCCGAGTACTCGCCGGAAGAGGACAGCACGAGGCGAGACTATCGGTACCAGTACCACCACCACGACGCCGACTCCAACGACGACGCCTCCATCGGCACCAAGATCAACAAGACAAAGCCTAATCGCAGCCTCATCGGCGACGAGAAGCGGGGCCGGTACGAGTGCCCTGGGTGCGGGAGGGCGTTCCAGTCGTACCAAGCACTCGGCGGCCACCGCGCCAGCCACAAGCGGATCAACAGTAACTGCAGCATCGCCAAGGCCGTCGTCGACCACCAACCGGAGCCAAGCGTCGAGACCAACACCTCCTCGTTTAGCACGGCGTCGCCGGACCCGAACTACGGCGCTGACATCGCTCCCACTGCGGTGGTGGCCTTGAAGGCGAAGCCGCACAAGGCGATCAAATTCGAGTGCCCCATCTGTTTCAGGGTGTTTGGCTCGGGGCAGGCGCTCGGTGGACACAAGCGGTCACACTCGATCGCCGGTGAGCTCTATGAGCGCGCACATGCTGTCGAAGACGATGGCATTGGTGACGATGAGCAGCCTCTGGTCTCTGATGGATTTCTTGATCTCAATCTGCCAGCTCCAGGAGTTGAGGATTGA